One genomic window of Candidatus Woesearchaeota archaeon includes the following:
- the rpmC gene encoding 50S ribosomal protein L29: protein MKKLDLLKKKPEELESTLISLKKELFNLNSASLAGEDSLKKKAKIKVVKRDIARIKTKLNNS, encoded by the coding sequence ATGAAAAAATTAGACTTACTTAAAAAGAAACCTGAAGAATTAGAATCTACTTTAATCTCTTTAAAAAAAGAGTTATTTAATCTAAACTCTGCATCTCTTGCTGGTGAAGATAGTCTTAAAAAAAAGGCTAAAATCAAAGTAGTGAAAAGAGACATTGCAAGAATTAAGACTAAATTAAATAATAGCTAA
- a CDS encoding stress response translation initiation inhibitor YciH (in yeast this protein is involved in start site selection during the initiation of translation) yields the protein MLEDTCSVCGLPQELCVCGDIEKTGSVIEVKSERRKYGKIWVVVTGIQADTTELKDILKKIKNKLACAGTIKGRSIEILYGRKERTKELIEILSELGFNKDSIHVTEMK from the coding sequence ATGTTAGAAGATACTTGTTCAGTTTGCGGATTACCACAAGAATTATGTGTTTGTGGTGACATTGAGAAGACGGGCTCAGTTATTGAAGTAAAATCTGAGAGAAGAAAATATGGAAAAATTTGGGTAGTGGTTACTGGTATTCAAGCCGACACTACTGAATTAAAAGACATATTAAAAAAAATTAAAAATAAACTTGCTTGCGCAGGTACTATCAAAGGAAGATCTATTGAGATTCTTTATGGTAGGAAAGAAAGAACTAAAGAATTAATTGAAATCTTATCTGAATTAGGCTTTAATAAAGACTCAATTCATGTAACTGAGATGAAATAA
- a CDS encoding DUF2853 family protein: protein MTKRDEKIAFYNEELSKYTKKADEELLEAIVVYLGPSIYKNDAELVSTNDVKEVQTVKDSFLKKKLSLDGMNEEVLDKAILEVKDILGSSNKRKYRAIFYYFLVKKFELESVFITKIDEVEIKLEELTQIRTKYSRDNILPLLYLALFIDFLVIVILAYILF, encoded by the coding sequence ATGACAAAAAGAGATGAAAAAATAGCTTTTTATAATGAAGAGCTATCTAAATACACTAAAAAAGCAGATGAAGAACTACTAGAAGCAATTGTTGTATATCTAGGCCCAAGTATTTACAAGAATGACGCAGAATTGGTCTCAACTAATGATGTAAAAGAAGTTCAAACAGTGAAAGATAGTTTTCTTAAAAAAAAACTAAGTCTAGATGGTATGAATGAAGAGGTTTTGGACAAAGCAATATTAGAAGTTAAAGATATTCTGGGAAGTTCCAATAAGAGAAAATATAGGGCAATATTCTATTATTTTCTTGTGAAAAAGTTCGAACTTGAATCAGTTTTTATAACAAAAATAGATGAAGTTGAAATAAAATTAGAAGAATTAACACAAATAAGAACTAAATATTCAAGAGACAATATATTACCTTTGTTATATTTAGCATTATTTATTGATTTTTTAGTTATTGTAATCCTAGCATATATTTTATTCTAA